From Antechinus flavipes isolate AdamAnt ecotype Samford, QLD, Australia chromosome 1, AdamAnt_v2, whole genome shotgun sequence:
GGAATGGGAGCTGGGGAAGAAGGCtgacagaaggaggaggagagggagggacagcAGCATGGTAGCCACGGTTCACATGGTTGCCTCTGAAAGGCCAATAAATTCCCACTGTGGCCGATGGTTTATGCTATGATGGGGGTGGGAGCTCCCCGAGCCCACCCGCGCCCACCCAGAGTACAGACTTCACCAAAAAGAGCCGCAGTATTTTCACTTCCCAGGTGAAGCAAACTGACCCGGCAGGGCGAGTCTGCGCCCCCGAGCAGTCTCCTTCAGAACGGTGGGCCCACGGGAGACCCGGGCGGAGGAGATAATACGGGGGACCGTCGCGGCAGCAGAGAAGGGACAGGAGAAGCGGGAAGAGCCCGGTCCCCAAGCCGGAGGAGGTGAAGGGCCGGGAACAGCCTCCCCACCGGAGGCCTCCTCAAGTCCTCCCCATAATGGCCATCGGGGGAGAAATCCTTCCTCAGGACCTGCCGCCCATCCAGCCtgaattatttattaaagatgtATATTTCCTAACAGCAGAGTATATCACATAACTTCTTGGCAAGAACGGCGGCGTTTTCAGTAACTGTTCAGAGGCCTGGTGGAAGTTTAAATACCTCTGTCAGGCAAACAAAATCATATCAGGGATCGGCGAATGTCATTGCTCGAAAGAGAAATTAGTTTACAGATTCAGCCTCCCTCCTTTCCTAAAAATCTCAATAAAATAAGAGAACCTTTCACTCGGCTGATGTTTCCTCTGCTTTGCCGGCTCTGAAGGGAACTTaggagaaatggaaatgaattcaTATTGAGGAAGGCGACTCCTCAGGGGCAGCCTCCACATATGTGGGTATGtcgaatacatatatatatgcacacgtatacacacacacatgtgtgttcTATAGTATAtagtttacatacatatatgtgcgtGTATATGTACGTAattatcatagaaacaataatagcaataaatatTCAACAGCGCTCtagctatttaaaataaaagcagttGCAAAAATCCAGTGGCAGATGAAAGGGATATCTTGCACGACGCCTTACCTCCCTGGCTTTAAATTGTCTCTGtcctttattaatatttattggaaATGGATAATTGCAGATGTGTgctgggctgggggggggggttatgCTGGTTGGCTTGTCTGAGAGACAGGTTTATTACTGCGGTGAAATATTAAAGAGCCACAGAATATCAGGAGTACTTCTGGGGACTGGGCTGGATTCctgcccccccctccccgccccataAAGGTTCCCGAGACTGATCTGTTTACATGTCCCCTGATTAACACCTGTAAAGCTTTAGGTTACATGGTTCTCTACCACACATGCTATAAAGAGGCAGGAACCTTAGAGGttctgatggggaaaaaaaaatcataaggaaaCTCTACTACCTATGCTATAAGGAGGCAGGAACCTTAGAGATTCTGATGGGGGGAAAATCATAATAAAACAACTACGGTTTTTAACTCCCGGCCGGCCAAAGCACCTCCCGTCCCATCGTTTAAGTTGCTTTTCAGTCGGCCTTGAATTTTCAAAACATCCATAAAAGGTTTGGAGAAGGATTGCggtgagggggaggggagggggaggcaatTTTCAGAATAAGACGTCCTAAATAAATTCATAGGCCGCGGAGCAGGGAACGGCTTCGAAGCTTATGTGGTCTGATGGTGCTGATTTGATAaaggaaggaaactgagaggaGGATGGAGTTTGGCCAAGATGGGCCAGGTaggaaatggcagagctgggattcaccTTCCCCGGACCTTCTAACGCCCCATCCAGGCTCCTTCTGCCACAAGCCGGCTGCCGACTTTAGATCCGACAGCCCTGGTGGACGTCCGGCTGGTCTGCTTGCGCCTTCCATCGAGGGAGAAATGGAAAGCGTGGGACCAACCTGGTGGTCCTAAGGGAGACTtaggtgctttttttttaagtctttcctctccctccccagagGTTTTCTTCCTGGGGGCCAGATAAGTTCCCAAAGTTCCCCTCCGATCAATGAAAGACTCTTCTTGAAAAGGAGCATGCTTCCTGAGCAGCCATTCACAGAAACCCCACCATTGGTGGGGGTGAAAGCCAGTACTTGGGACTGCTTCAGATTTCTAATCCGGAaagaacccccccccccagcactTAGTAAGTGTGAACTTTCTCTAGGATACAATGAATGTAGGCTACCTTAAAACAAACAGGCCGACcctaaagaaaaggaagggggggtATATTTTTTCCTCCCCCTACCCCACCCCATGAAAATCTGGTGATTCAAGGATCTAATGGTATTAGCTATTTTTCCATCTGCCCTGAAATCCACCAAAACCAGAAATCTTCCCAGAAAGGGATTAAacaaaagggggagaggggaaggcagagggaaaaagagaaagattttaaaatatcaacagCTCCCTGCTTCCTTAGCACCCTGTTCCACCACCACAGAGAGCCTTAGAGGCTCAAACCTATTTGCCGAGCTCCTAAGTCCATTTTTCCCAGCCCATCTTTCTAAAAAGCAGGGTGTGTGCCTTTCAAAGCGGCCCCACCTAAGTTCTGTGACAGTTTGGGACATCGGTAACTTAGGAACATtggacattttgtttttgttttatttttctccccctcacccccacccccacccctctgACCATCAAGGAAGCCATGATAGGATTGCATCTCCTAGGATGCCTGGCTTCAGACTTTGCAGGGCTGTGAATCGGTACGAGTTCCCACCACATCTCCTGCCTACAGGAAAGCCGTGGGAGCCCATAGGAGAGTCTGGGCACGTCTCAGGAGTTTTATACTCCATGCCATCCGGAAGAGTTATTTGGGCCTTCCAGCCTGGGTGTGGATCATTTTGCTAAACACAGGACTGGTATTTTGTCACCAGGGCGGGAAGAATTCCGAAACGGTGTTAATATTTAATCATTCCAGTAGCTAAGTATTTTATAGCGGGTGACAAAATAAAGTAGGTGCTTTTGCTGAGAGGATGAAGGGTCTTCTCCTTCCCTGGCTGAGGTTGGGGGCTGCGGGTCGGCATCTTCTCCCATAAGCAACAGCTAATTGTGGAGAGGACCCCCAGACtgcttattttgaattttttttttaaggacaggCCCTGACCTTCCACCTGGAAAAAGTAGCCAATGCCAGAAAGAGTAGCCAAGCCTCGAGTGTTTCTGGGGGAAGTACACACCGGGCTGTCTGTAATGAAAGAGGGAATCTAGCTGTACAATGTAGGCAGATGGGAGCAGCAGGCTCTCATCATAATGAAAAGTTGAATCTTTCTTATTTACTGCCAGGGAGGGAAAAGTAAGATCTGAATGAGATACCCCGGTAGACTTTGGACGGTGGGTCCAGATGAACCGAATGACGACCCAGCCCCAAATCCCAGGCTTGAGCGAGAGGAAGGTTCggcttcctcccttcccctatcACAGAGCACAAGACAAAGAGAGCCGAGGGACCGGGGGTCCCTTCCTGCCCGCCGCCGTTCACTGGCTAAGCTCAGCAGCTCTGGAGCTAATCCCAGAGGACAATGCCAAGGATAGGAcccacttttcccctttttaggtgggggtgggggcggaGGAAGCCAATAAATCCCAGCAGAGAATCTGCTTTATTCCAAAAATAAACCCCTCGGTTCCAGGCCGGGGCCATTTCTTTAAGGACATCGCTCCTCTCAGAGGTCACTTCCGTGTATTTTTCCTACTGGAACCCCAAAGAGCTCCCCCAAAATCggctcctcttctccctctgctTATTCCACACAAGATGTACGGAGAAGGCAGAAAAGCTGACTGTAAGCCGGCTCCAGCTATTTATCCAtgtagttgttttgtttttttttttctcacctccCAAGCTAGTCTGGGTTTTTAGAACTTTTCTCCCCCATACCTGACCCCCTCCCCAACATTTTTGCCAATCTGCTTTTAATGAtttgaggggaggaggaagggggaggggcgTTTGTGCCAAGGTAGAAATGACAGGAGCTGTGATTTGTGCTAACTAGCTATTGATCCAGCCCAATCGAGATGTTGTGGACAAGAAAATAAACGAGAAGGCGCCAGGAAGGACGCTTGTGTGCAACtccatttaaaaatggaaaaaaagagaggaaggtcccaaacaaaaccaatttatGTCCTTGCCTGGCTGAAGCCTGAAGAATACTGATGGGCACCAGCGGCTGCTGTGCATGCTAAACACGCCCGGCTCCGGCTCCCAGGGAGAGCGTCCTGGGCTGGGCATTAACCGGGAACAAAGACGCAAACGGCAGGGACCGGCCATTCACGCTTCAGAAAGCCCAAGGAGGAGAGCCAGCCCCCCTGAAGCTGGGAGCTGGGAGAGCCCGGGAGTTTGGCGGGGCCACCTAAGTCCCATTTTATCTGTGCCTTTTACCCTTGTCTCCAAGCCCCAGTCaccagaaggaggaaggggatgctcaggaaaagggaaaagcagCTGGCTAAAAGATGagcagagataaaaaaaagaaaaataaggaggaggaggaggaagaaagggaggaatagaaggaaagatatgaaaaggaggaggaggaagaggaagaagaagaaacataatgatgaagatgaacaaaaagaaggaaagggagaagaaaagagaagagaaaaaagagaactaaaaagaaagagctagaaaaaagaaatatggaggaagaagaggaagggaggaggaaagaacaaaaagaataaagagaaaataatagggatagaaaagcaaagagaaataagggaggaagcaaagaagggaatggaggaagagaagagaaggggaatagaaagagatagagaagaggaataaaaagaaaaaactaagaaagggaatgatgagaaaggggaaaggagaaaaaggtaggagaaagaaaggaggataagagtcagaggaaagggaagaagagaaagaaaaaagaggaagctagTAGGAAAAGGAGACCATATagcaggggaagaaggaaaaggaggaggaggaggaggaggagaaggaggaagcaaGCTAGGTCCTAGTCCAGTAAATAGGACACTAATGAGGAAGGCATAATAAAGGCAGGTTTCGCCAAGCTGCTTTTTGGCTGGCTGACAATACTCTGATGAGTGAAGGAAGAAGATcctgcatattttttttaaattatgatatataattttaagaagTCATTAGCCTTGAAAAAAATGACCTCATTAAAATAAAACGGAAATCTACAGGAGCCGAAGTCATCTTTAGGTTAAAAAGAACGGTTATCACTTTAACTCCAATGGTTTTCCATTTAAGGTTTTTCCCCCCTCAACTTATAGACTCATAATGGCCTCTAGACACTGGGAGACCTATAATGGAATCGAATGCCGGAATTAAACATCTGTCACCCCTGTGCAGCTCCCTAGTGACAAATCCTCGATCCCCCCATGCCCCCCAAGAATATATGCTAGGTGGTTTGCATGGGAAAAGTTTGTCAGTCTCAGCCACCCCCATTTCTCAACCGCCCCCCCACCAAGGACAGAAGATGtcaaaaaaaaagccaaaggaaATCGGGGGACAGTTGTGGGAGCCCTGACAGGTCTGGATTCTCAATAATAAACCAGGATAGTAACAAGAGACAAAACAACTATTCATTATAGAAGCAACTGTCAAATTAGGGAGGGCCTCAGAGATATGCACAAGGCCTTAcaacttcttccttccctcttgttttcctcttttctactttccttctcaacttcccttctttacttccctctttcccctttcccttccttcttttttcttccctcttttccttccttcttttcctccttccttctttccttctctccctccttcctttcctttcttcttttccacttccctctttcccttccttcttttcttccttccttctttccttctctccctccttcctttcttctttttccttccctctttttttcttttttccttccctcttccttctttcccttttttcctcttttccccttcttccttcctcccttctttcttttcttcctccctcctttcttccatccttccttccctccctccctccccagctcAGGCCACAGATCAGGAAGCAAGATTATTATAAATGCCAgccatttggggaggggggagtttAAGGAGGGCAGAGACGGGCTATCCGCAGCTCTTCCGGCCACAGACCCACTGCTACATTGATGGAAAAAGGCTAGAGTCTCTGCCACGACTTAGAGCAGGCGCTTGGCGGACAGTGCTACCTCACCTACGTGCAGCAGCCCCTTAACTGTTGCAAAAGTTGCTCCCGAGttgaaagagggagggggaaaggggagggagacaCTCGTGCTGTCCAGCCCTGAGAGCGCGGCTCCAGCAGCCTGAGCGCTGGCCCTCTGGGGCCTGAGGACTGGGGGGCGATTTGTTTCTAACTTTCCTTGCTTCCTCATCCCCTAGCCCCCAGCCACACTCTGCACCCCTTCCTCATAGTTCCCTCCAACCACAATTCACTCCCAGGTGAGtcagggggagggaggaaaatcagaGGAAATCCCTCCGAGCTAAGCGGCCTGAACAGGCTTatctccccccacacacacccccaGGGTAAATAAAGGAGGGTGGCCAGCCTCCACCCGAGGAGCTTAAAGGTCTACGGGGATCTCAGCGACTCCACCCCAGAGAGGGCCCCTAGGTTTGCCGGGATCCCTCCGAGGATCCCCGCTGGGAATTCTGGGAAGGCACCAGCAGGGTGCCCTCCTTCCCCTGCGGGATAGGGGCACCTGCCCTGTGGGAGGAGGGGAGGCTGCCCGGGAGAATGGCCACAAGCTAGGCCTCCCAGCCAACCCCCGAGGGAAGAACGAGCAGacggggtggggaggggggagaacaGGGAGAAGAAGGCACGCTACCTCTACCTTCTTTGCCGCCTGGATTCTGGGGCTTGGACTTCTCCCAGGGCGCCAGCGTCTTGTCATCCTCGGGACCGTCCAGCAAAGCCTTCTCTCCGGGCATGTACCAGGTGGAGCTGTGCTCGGCCATCAGGGAGTCCAGGTCTATGGTGCTCATGGCGCTCTTGACGGCCTCGGGGCAGCAAGCGCCCAGCTCGCTGTCTCCGTTCTGGCCCCCCGCGCACTCGGCCTTcttgccgccgccgccgccgccgcccccgccgCCCCCGCCCTTGGGCCCCAGAGGCTGGTCCTCTGAGATGCTGAACTGCTGCCGCTGCAGCTGAATCTGCGCCTGGAGGATCTCGAGCGGGTGGATCTCGTCCTGCGGGGACGTGCTGCTCGTCGGGGTGCGGACCTGCTCGAGGCCCGGCGTGCCCGGGTGGGCCGCCCCGCTGCTGCTACTCAGGCCGTAGCTGTCCGGGGTCGAGGTAGAGGTAGTGAGGAGGCCGCCCAGGCCGGGGGCCGCTTTCTGTCCGTGCTCCCCGGCGGGGCCCCGCGGCATCTTCGGGGAGCCGGTGACCAAGGGGCTGCGGCTGGCCTTGGCCAGGGCCGGGGCAGCGTTGTCGGAGCTGGACGACACCTCGTCCTCGTTGGCGTAGCCCGTGCTCACCTCGTCGGCGAAGTCCCCGACGTGCGGGGAGCTGCCCGCCGACTTGGCCCCGCTCTGGATGCCGCTGTCCAGGGACGACATGAGGTCGGCTTGGTCGCCCAACAGCAGCTCGGCCCCTTTGCCCCAAGACGGGGAGGTCAGGGCCTTGTCGTGGGGGGTGGGCGCCCCTCGCGGCTCCCCGCCCGAACTTCCGGCGGGAGGGCCCGGCGCCGCCTGCTGCCCGGGGCTCACGCCCGAGCTCCCGCTGTCcgccgcggcggcggcggcggagaaCTTGTCGAAGAAGGTCCCGGGACTCACGTGGCCGCTGTCCCTTTTTCTGCGGCCCCGACCCCGCCCGCCTCCCCCGGGCACCGGTTTGCCGTCGTTGCCCGACGTGGCCTCGATGGTGTAGTTGGGGGAGAGGCTGGTGCCGTCCCCTGGGGCGGGCGGGTTAGGGGGCCCCGGGGCTTTGCCGCCTCCGCCGCTGGTCCCTCCCGGGCCGCCGGGCCCCGGGCCCCCCGGGCCGGTTCCGCCGGGAAAGTAATCCGGGCCCGAACTCCCCGCGCCGCcaccgccaccgccgccgccgccgccgccgccgctcgcCACCGCCCCGTCCGAGTCggtctggctcagtttcctcttgCTCTCGGGCTGGTTCTTCTTGTTGAAGGTCACGTTGAGGTTGGGCGCCCCGAGGCTGGCGATCATGTTTTGGCAGGCGGTGGAGAGGGCGGCCAGGCAGCTCTGGCCGAAGAGGTTGTCCTTGGAGTTGGGCTTGTTGAAGGAGCCCAGGCTCAGGGCGCCCAGCTTGCTGGCCGAAGCCCGCTGGCTGGGCTGGAAATCGGGCTGCGGAGGGtagctgccgccgccgccgccgcccccgcccccgccgccCGGAGAGGCGCTCACGCCGGGGTTACTCAGCGGGGTGGCCTGCCGACTGGTCCCGCCGAACGGGAAGCCGGGCTGGCCGCCCAGGGGGGGCGCCGCGAAGTCCGGCGGTGGGGCTCGGCGGTCCGAAGGCGTGCTGGGCAGGCCCACCCCGCCCCGGGAGACTGCAGCTGGCCGAGGCCGCCCAGGCTGCCCCCGAACTGGGAGTGCAAGCCCGGCGAGTGGAGCGCGGGCACGTGGCCCTCGCCGGGCATCCTCAGCGACTCTTGCAATCCTAGCCCGGCCACCCCCGGTCCCCGGAAGAGCATCCCGGAGCCCCCCTGCGCCAGGCCCAGTTCGTGGGGGCTCCCGTCGGGAGGCAGGTTGGAGCCACCCAGCCTGCGAGGCAGGAGGTCTCCGGGGGGCGGAGGCGGCGGGTGGGGTCCGGGGAACCAGGCGCTCTCTTGTGCCAAGTGAGGGTTCTGCGGGTCGAAGTTCCCCATGCGTCCggcgcccccgcccccgccgccgccgGAGCCCCCGCCGCCGCCCCCGCCGCCCCCGCCGCCCTCCCGCTCAAAGTTGGCCTGGGCCAGGCTGGCCACCGGGCCCCCGTGCACCAGGCCGCCGGCCGGCCCCACGTCCCCGGGGTGGCTGAGCGGCGGCAGGCCGGGCTGGCGcagccgctgctgctgctgctgttgctgctgctgctgggtgCGGGACGCCATCTGCTTCATCATGAGGGCCGCGTTCTGgcgttgctgctgctgctgctgctgctgttgctgctgctgcaagGCCTGGGGGTCCGGACCGGGATGCTGCAGGGCCGGGCCCGGGGGAAGGTGTCGGGCACCGGGGGCGTGAAGTCCCCCGGCAGGCCCGGGTAGGCCGAAGGGGACAGGTGGTTGTCCAGCGCTCCGCTGTGCAGGCTCCCGTTCCACGAGGCGCAGCGGTCCACGCTCGGGGTGCCCGGGAAGTCGAACCTCGCCCTCTTGGCCACGTTCATGTAGGGGGCATCGAAGTGTTGCAGCCTCTGGTTCGGCGcctgcggcggcggcggcggcggctgctgaGGGGCAGGGGGAGGCGGCGGGTGCTGCATGGTAAACACCGGGTCGGAATAGGGGTGCATGCTCCTGTTCTCCAGTCTGTGGATGGGGTACTCGAACTGCGCGTGCTGGTTCGGAAGAATAGGCCCGCCGTCCTGCAAGCTGCCGCCGGCCGGGGTGGCGTCCGCCTGGGGCTGCCGGGGGATGGTCGGGGGGCAAGAGTTTTGTCTGGCCAGCAAGccgggctgctgctgctgctgcggggGCGGCGGCGGCTGGGGCTGCggctggggaggagggggctgCGGCTGGGGCGGCTGCGGGGCCTGTTGCATTAAGGGGTGCCTGGCTGCGTTCACCCCGGGTTCCATGCCCACTGCCATTTTCCGGGCCCCTCCAAACCTCTCGAAGAACACTCCGCCGCCGTGCTGCTGCTGCGGCTGCGGCTGCGgctgcggctgctgctgctgcggaTGAATCTTGGACATAGCCACCAGGCCCGGGGCTCTGGGCAGGGCCGAGGCTCCGGGGAAGGCGCCCCCGGGCACCTGTCTGCCGGTCCCGTAGTGAGGCAGCTGGCCCTCGGACTCCGAGGGCGAAAACACCGGCAGATCGAAGTGTCCGGAGGGCCCGTCGCCGGGGTAATTGTATTCCAGGGACTCGACGCCCCCTTGGTTGGCCATCCTGCGGGCCTCCAGGCTGTGGGAATCGGAGCTGCTAGAGGCCGGGAGGCCGTGGAAGGAGGCCGCCCGGTTGGGGGACTGATCCAGCGGGAGGCACGGGGCGGGAACCGCGTGGCCCGAGGGGCCCGAGCTGTGGTGTT
This genomic window contains:
- the MN1 gene encoding LOW QUALITY PROTEIN: transcriptional activator MN1 (The sequence of the model RefSeq protein was modified relative to this genomic sequence to represent the inferred CDS: inserted 2 bases in 2 codons), producing the protein MFGLDQFEPPINNRNAGQGDRNFGEPGLNMNGHFKAPAFHAGGPADPTIGGLGEPPLLGMNMGMAGEPYAFHGRGHSELHAGGLQPQPVHGFFGGQQPHHGHPGGHHPHQHHPHFGGNFAGPDPGASCLHGGRLLGYGGGGGGLGNQPGFAEGYEHMADTQGGEGFGQQRPGNIPEFQHHSSGPSGHAVPAPCLPLDQSPNRAASFHGLPASSSSDSHSLEARRMANQGGVESLEYNYPGDGPSGHFDLPVFSPSESEGQLPHYGTGRQVPGGAFPGASALPRAPGLVAMSKIHPQQQQPQPQPQPQQQHGGGVFFERFGGARKMAVGMEPGVNAARHPLMQQAPQPPQPQPPPPQPQPQPPPPPQQQQQPGLLARQNSCPPTIPRQPQADATPAGGSLQDGGPILPNQHAQFEYPIHRLENRSMHPYSDPVFTMQHPPPPPAPQQPPPPPPQAPNQRLQHFDAPYMNVAKRARFDFPGTPSVDRCASWNGSLHSGALDNHLSPSAYPGLPGDFTPPVPDTFPXGPALQHPGPDPQALQQQQQQQQQQQQRQNAALMMKQMASRTQQQQQQQQQQRLRQPGLPPLSHPGDVGPAGGLVHGGPVASLAQANFEREGGGGGGGGGGGSGGGGGGGAGRMGNFDPQNPHLAQESAWFPGPHPPPPPPGDLLPRRLGGSNLPPDGSPHELGLAQGGSGMLFRGPGVAGLGLQESLRMPGEGHVPALHSPGLHSQFGGSLGGLGQLQSPGXGVGLPSTPSDRRAPPPDFAAPPLGGQPGFPFGGTSRQATPLSNPGVSASPGGGGGGGGGGGSYPPQPDFQPSQRASASKLGALSLGSFNKPNSKDNLFGQSCLAALSTACQNMIASLGAPNLNVTFNKKNQPESKRKLSQTDSDGAVASGGGGGGGGGGGGAGSSGPDYFPGGTGPGGPGPGGPGGTSGGGGKAPGPPNPPAPGDGTSLSPNYTIEATSGNDGKPVPGGGGRGRGRRKRDSGHVSPGTFFDKFSAAAAAADSGSSGVSPGQQAAPGPPAGSSGGEPRGAPTPHDKALTSPSWGKGAELLLGDQADLMSSLDSGIQSGAKSAGSSPHVGDFADEVSTGYANEDEVSSSSDNAAPALAKASRSPLVTGSPKMPRGPAGEHGQKAAPGLGGLLTTSTSTPDSYGLSSSSGAAHPGTPGLEQVRTPTSSTSPQDEIHPLEILQAQIQLQRQQFSISEDQPLGPKGGGGGGGGGGGGKKAECAGGQNGDSELGACCPEAVKSAMSTIDLDSLMAEHSSTWYMPGEKALLDGPEDDKTLAPWEKSKPQNPGGKEGHDLPPNKTSAAAQTGSHLQCLSVHCTDDVGEAKGRTAVPTWRSLHSDISNRFGTFVAALT